One genomic window of Oceanispirochaeta sp. includes the following:
- a CDS encoding metallophosphoesterase, translated as MNLLHITDLHFGPRHWDGNNDILISKINSFDADIVINTGDNTTDGLEGEFEEAGRFLQGIKCKNVFSTLGNHDKRSMQSHELFRKHIFDPEIIRVSETIKTSKNHLFLNREITKVKDNFTDINFLETVSVNGAVILIISIDSNELYNDDGYVEKEVLRAVSKKIKETEYDLPLLMTHYSILGTDECPLKNSACLIDFVQAHKIEFVFCGHTHELELMKTNDLYNGYSFSQYMCGSLSSRNHENDDNMFLFYENLGTANMHLHLIRIFLENGKVTFKDEMVF; from the coding sequence TGGAAATAATGATATATTAATAAGCAAGATCAATTCCTTTGATGCGGATATCGTCATTAACACCGGTGATAATACAACTGATGGTCTAGAAGGTGAATTTGAAGAAGCCGGGAGATTCCTCCAAGGGATTAAATGTAAGAATGTGTTCTCTACTCTGGGAAATCACGATAAAAGAAGTATGCAATCTCATGAGCTTTTTCGAAAACATATTTTTGATCCTGAAATTATTAGAGTTTCTGAAACAATCAAAACCAGCAAGAACCATCTCTTTTTAAACAGGGAGATTACCAAAGTCAAAGACAATTTTACTGATATAAATTTTCTTGAGACTGTTTCGGTCAATGGTGCAGTAATTTTGATCATCAGCATTGATTCCAATGAGCTTTATAATGATGATGGTTATGTTGAAAAAGAAGTATTAAGGGCTGTTTCAAAAAAGATAAAAGAGACTGAATATGATTTACCCCTGTTGATGACTCATTATTCGATACTGGGAACAGATGAATGCCCTCTCAAAAACTCAGCCTGTTTGATTGACTTTGTACAAGCACATAAGATTGAATTTGTTTTTTGCGGTCATACACATGAATTGGAACTGATGAAAACTAATGATTTATATAACGGTTATAGTTTTTCCCAATATATGTGCGGCAGTTTATCATCACGGAATCATGAGAATGATGACAACATGTTCCTTTTCTATGAAAACCTGGGAACGGCAAACATGCATCTTCATTTGATCAGAATTTTCCTGGAAAATGGAAAAGTCACCTTCAAAGATGAAATGGTTTTTTAA